A single genomic interval of Anopheles marshallii chromosome 2, idAnoMarsDA_429_01, whole genome shotgun sequence harbors:
- the LOC128708133 gene encoding uncharacterized protein LOC128708133 produces the protein MRLVVTLGVALLAIIGGATAKPSNAGSCSKNDEGITFGIATDCHKYLVCKKGLLEVKECNNKKYYDTVTGKCLKAAQATCAVESNPEPEPQPEPVPEPEPQENDDQYDYLCQKVLYGVRIHPNACDRYLVCNKEKATVEQCADGFIFVADVITCVPGNKVTCTIQPDVPSTTESLPSTSPQSNESGSEESGSSEASGSSDESAENFGQYDYLCAKTLLGSVAHPESCTKYISCYKSKAKETNCKKGYAYSSTLHLCVKQKNGGCADAPEEQPPTEATPVEPEPTRPGSEETGSGEESSESANQYDYLCAKTLLGSVAHPESCTKYISCYKSKAKEENCKKGYAYSSTLHLCVKQKNGGCADAPEEQPPTEASPVEPEPTRPGSEETGTGEESSESANQYDYLCVKTLLGSVAHPESCTKYISCYKNKAKEENCKKGYAYSSTLHLCVKQKNGGCADAPEEQPPTEATPVEPEPTRPGSEETGSGDESSESSNQYDYLCAKTLLGSVAHPESCTKYISCYKSKAKEENCKKGYAYSSTLHLCVKQKNGGCADAPEEQPPTEATPVEPEPTRPGSEETGSGDESSESSNQYDYLCAKTLLGSVAHPESCTKYISCYKSKAKEANCKKGYAYSSTLHLCVKQKNGGCADAPEEQPPTEASPVEPEPTRPGSEETGSGEESSESANQYDYLCAKTLLGSVAHPESCTKYISCYKSKAKEENCKKGYAYSSTLHLCVKQKNGGCADAPEEQPPTEASPVEPEPTRPGSEETGSGDESSESANQYDYLCAKTLLGSVAHPESCTKYISCYKSKAKEENCKKGYAYSSTLHLCVKQKNGGCADKNGGYETTTTTQLPQTTEAATTTSKPPQPTYETTTTTQLPQTTEAPTTTSKPPQPTYETTTTTQLPQTTEAATTSIELTPPATGGDPGEFNHGCVEGFTGYLPIENDCTSYVYCFQGEPGVRTCLEEYIYYDPLKACLPGDPVLCQLYSV, from the exons ATGAGACTTGTTGTAACATTAGGAGTGGCATTGTTAGCAATCATCGGTGGAGCGACTGCGAAACCATCAAATGCAGGAAGCTGTTCCAAAAATGATGAAGGAATAACCTTCGGCATTGCGACTGATTGTCACAAGTATTTGGTGTGCAAGAAAGGTTTGTTGGAGGTTAAAGAATGCAACAACAAGAAGTACTACGACACCGTCACCGGCAAGTGTTTGAAAGCAGCACAAGCTACATGTGCTGTTGAATCGAACCCAGAACCGGAACCACAACCTGAACCAGTACCCGAACCTGAGCCACAAGAAAACGATGACCAGTATGACTACCTGTGCCAGAAGGTATTGTATGGTGTGCGCATACATCCGAATGCATGCGACCGTTATCTTGTTTGTAATAAGGAGAAGGCAACTGTTGAACAATGTGCAGATGGATTCATTTTCGTGGCTGATGTTATAACTTGTGTTCCTGGAAATAAGGTAACTTGTACCATTCAGCCTGATGTACCATCAACAACCGAAAGCCTACCAAGCACTTCACCACAGTCAAATGAAAGTGGAAGTGAAGAATCAGGATCAAGTGAAGCATCTGGATCAAGTGACGAATCTGCAGAGAACTTCGGCCAGTACGACTATCTGTGTGCGAAGACGCTGCTCGGAAGTGTGGCTCATCCCGAGTCTTGTACGAAATACATCTCGTGCTACAAGAGCAAAGCCAAGGAGACAAACTGCAAGAAGGGTTACGCCTACTCGTCTACGCTGCATCTGTGTGTCAAGCAGAAGAATGGAGGATGTGCTGATGCTCCGGAAGAGCAGCCACCTACCGAGGCCACTCCCGTAGAGCCGGAGCCCACTCGACCAGGAAGCGAGGAGACCGGATCTGGAGAAGAATCCTCGGAGTCCGCCAACCAGTACGACTATCTGTGTGCGAAGACGCTGCTCGGAAGTGTGGCTCATCCCGAGTCCTGTACGAAATACATCTCGTGCTACAAGAGCAAGGCCAAGGAGGAGAACTGCAAGAAGGGTTACGCCTACTCGTCTACGCTGCATCTGTGTGTCAAGCAGAAGAATGGAGGATGTGCTGATGCTCCGGAAGAGCAACCACCTACCGAGGCCTCTCCCGTAGAGCCGGAGCCCACTCGTCCAGGAAGCGAGGAGACCGGAACTGGAGAAGAATCCTCGGAGTCCGCCAACCAGTACGACTATCTGTGTGTGAAGACGCTGCTCGGAAGTGTGGCACATCCCGAGTCCTGTACGAAATACATCTCGTGCTACAAGAACAAGGCCAAGGAGGAGAACTGCAAGAAGGGTTACGCCTACTCGTCTACGCTGCATCTGTGTGTCAAGCAGAAGAATGGAGGATGTGCTGATGCTCCGGAAGAGCAGCCACCTACCGAGGCCACTCCCGTAGAGCCGGAGCCCACTCGTCCAGGAAGCGAGGAGACCGGATCTGGAGACGAATCCTCGGAGTCCTCCAACCAGTACGACTATCTGTGTGCGAAGACGCTGCTCGGAAGTGTGGCTCATCCCGAGTCTTGTACGAAATACATCTCGTGCTACAAGAGCAAGGCCAAGGAGGAGAACTGCAAGAAGGGTTACGCCTACTCGTCTACGCTGCATCTGTGTGTCAAGCAGAAGAATGGAGGATGTGCTGATGCTCCGGAAGAGCAGCCACCTACCGAGGCCACTCCCGTAGAGCCGGAGCCCACTCGTCCAGGAAGCGAGGAGACCGGATCTGGAGACGAATCCTCGGAGTCCTCCAACCAGTACGACTATCTGTGTGCGAAGACGCTGCTCGGAAGTGTGGCTCATCCCGAGTCTTGTACGAAATACATCTCGTGCTACAAGAGCAAAGCCAAGGAGGCAAACTGCAAGAAGGGTTACGCCTACTCGTCTACGCTGCATCTGTGTGTCAAGCAGAAGAATGGAGGATGTGCTGATGCTCCGGAAGAGCAACCACCTACCGAGGCCTCTCCCGTAGAGCCGGAGCCCACTCGTCCAGGAAGCGAGGAGACCGGATCTGGAGAAGAATCCTCGGAGTCCGCCAACCAGTACGACTATCTGTGTGCGAAGACGCTGCTCGGAAGTGTGGCACATCCCGAGTCCTGTACGAAATACATCTCGTGCTACAAGAGCAAGGCCAAGGAGGAGAACTGCAAGAAGGGTTACGCCTACTCGTCTACGCTGCATCTGTGTGTCAAGCAGAAGAATGGAGGATGTGCTGATGCTCCGGAAGAGCAGCCACCTACCGAGGCCTCTCCCGTAGAGCCGGAGCCTACTCGTCCAGGAAGCGAGGAGACCGGATCTGGAGACGAATCCTCGGAGTCCGCCAACCAGTACGACTATCTGTGTGCGAAGACGCTGCTCGGAAGTGTGGCTCATCCCGAGTCCTGTACGAAATACATCTCGTGCTACAAGAGCAAGGCCAAGGAGGAGAACTGCAAGAAGGGTTACGCCTACTCGTCTACGCTGCATCTGTGTGTCAAGCAGAAGAATGGAGGATGTGCTGAT AAGAATGGAGG GTATGAGACAACTACAACCACCCAACTTCCCCAGACAACGGAAGCGGCAACAACAACTTCCAAGCCTCCTCAGCCTACGTATGAGACAACTACAACCACCCAACTTCCCCAGACTACGGAAGCGCCAACAACAACTTCCAAGCCTCCTCAGCCTACGTATGAGACAACTACAACCACCCAACTTCCCCAGACAACGGAAGCGGCAACAACGTCAATCGAGTTGACTCCTCCCGCAACCGGTGGAGATCCAGGAGAATTCAACCATGGTTGCGTTGAGGGTTTCACCGGATACTTACCGATAGAGAATGACTGTACGAGCTATGTATACTGCTTCCAGGGAGAACCCGGAGTGAGAACTTGCCTGGAGGAATACATTTACTACGACCCGTTAAAGGCTTGCCTTCCAGGTGATCCAGTTCTGTGCCAACTGTACTCGGTATAG